The Sulfitobacter donghicola DSW-25 = KCTC 12864 = JCM 14565 genome has a segment encoding these proteins:
- a CDS encoding creatininase family protein → MRRLDWSEFRTTEFSNFDPEKTIAILPTAAIEQHGPHLPVGVDTYINEGMLAQLRATLPDDIMVLILPVQAVGKSNEHIHAKGTLTYTAKTALDAWTEIGLSVARAGLKKMVIVNSHGGNLDLISILGRELRVQAGMMVVKCQWGNFGKPKDMFSEQENKFGIHGGDYETSLMLHFKPHLVDMKQAKDFRSTAETAPISPIGPVNLAWVSKDLNESGTVGEAHLATAQKGEVTCQLQVAGFIDMLAKLRDLPTDGYAPTIPD, encoded by the coding sequence ATGAGACGCCTAGACTGGTCAGAATTTCGGACAACAGAATTTTCAAACTTCGATCCCGAAAAAACCATCGCCATTCTGCCCACCGCCGCAATTGAACAACACGGGCCCCATTTGCCAGTCGGCGTGGATACCTACATTAACGAGGGAATGCTCGCCCAACTGCGCGCAACTCTTCCTGATGACATCATGGTTTTGATCCTACCGGTTCAGGCTGTGGGTAAATCCAACGAACACATCCACGCTAAGGGAACGTTAACCTATACAGCAAAAACCGCGCTGGATGCATGGACCGAAATCGGGCTATCCGTGGCACGCGCGGGCCTCAAAAAGATGGTGATCGTCAATTCCCACGGCGGCAATCTGGATCTTATTTCCATTCTGGGCCGTGAGCTGCGCGTCCAAGCAGGCATGATGGTCGTGAAATGCCAATGGGGGAATTTTGGCAAACCAAAAGACATGTTTTCCGAGCAGGAAAACAAATTCGGCATACATGGCGGCGACTATGAAACCTCATTGATGTTGCATTTCAAACCGCATCTAGTGGACATGAAGCAGGCCAAAGATTTCCGCTCAACAGCAGAAACCGCGCCCATATCTCCGATTGGGCCCGTTAACCTTGCTTGGGTTTCCAAAGACTTGAACGAATCTGGCACCGTCGGTGAGGCCCATCTAGCTACAGCACAGAAAGGCGAGGTTACCTGCCAACTTCAGGTTGCAGGTTTTATCGACATGCTCGCGAAACTACGCGATCTACCGACCGATGGCTACGCGCCCACCATACCAGACTAA
- a CDS encoding isopenicillin N synthase family dioxygenase has product MDIPVLDWSRFTSGNDPKGFVADLGKACRETGFFVITGHGIPKALIEDVYKRADQFFALPTSKKAEVAISKNPHNRGWAQQGSEALDETSGLKDRKEAFNVGFDLPADDPTVIAGAPFRGVNVWPDLEGFKDVMLDYYRHALDLGRALHSAIALDLGLPERYFDSHFTEPMATLRVLSYPAAPDGEGIGAGAHTDYGSITLLMTDGVAGLQVKPRGGNWTDVPHIEDAYIVNIGDSLMRWSNDLYVSTPHRVLPPKMARRSIAFFLDPNPNSVIAALPDTGVAKYAPVTAAEYLRSRLDATYTPEPTS; this is encoded by the coding sequence ATGGATATTCCCGTTTTAGACTGGAGCCGCTTTACAAGCGGCAATGACCCGAAGGGTTTTGTTGCTGATCTAGGCAAAGCATGCAGAGAAACTGGTTTTTTCGTGATCACTGGCCATGGAATTCCGAAAGCTCTGATCGAGGATGTCTATAAGAGGGCAGACCAGTTCTTTGCTCTGCCCACCTCAAAGAAAGCCGAGGTCGCGATATCCAAGAACCCGCACAATCGAGGATGGGCGCAACAAGGCAGCGAAGCTCTCGACGAGACTTCGGGCCTAAAAGATCGCAAAGAGGCCTTCAATGTTGGTTTCGATTTGCCCGCTGATGACCCAACCGTAATCGCCGGCGCGCCGTTTCGCGGTGTAAATGTCTGGCCAGACCTTGAAGGTTTTAAGGATGTGATGCTTGATTATTATAGGCATGCCCTTGATCTCGGACGCGCATTGCACAGCGCGATTGCACTCGACCTTGGCCTGCCAGAGCGCTATTTCGACTCTCATTTCACCGAACCGATGGCGACGCTGCGTGTGCTTTCCTACCCCGCTGCGCCTGATGGCGAAGGGATCGGTGCAGGAGCGCATACCGATTACGGTTCTATCACCCTGCTGATGACAGATGGCGTTGCGGGGCTACAAGTCAAGCCACGCGGTGGCAACTGGACGGACGTGCCCCACATTGAGGATGCTTATATCGTCAATATCGGGGATAGCCTGATGCGGTGGTCTAATGACCTTTATGTATCCACGCCGCACCGCGTATTGCCGCCCAAAATGGCGCGCCGCTCAATCGCTTTTTTCCTCGATCCCAATCCGAATAGCGTTATCGCAGCTCTCCCCGACACAGGGGTTGCTAAATACGCCCCTGTCACTGCAGCCGAATACCTACGATCTCGGCTTGATGCGACCTACACACCGGAGCCCACATCATGA
- a CDS encoding NAD(P)H-dependent oxidoreductase: MKVLVVYSHPRESSFNASIRDLIVDRLTTEGIEYRLRDLYAEDFDPRLSAHDHEIYESVPENRSLVDRDCCDLEWCDTLIFIYPTWWYGLPAMLKGWLDRVMVPGVSFIMPETFGGTIKPGLTHITKLGVFTTCGASRWLTFFVGAPGKRTLMRGVRLLLAKRCKTTFAAHFLMDSSTPKSRAAHLERVKARIDHLIAS; encoded by the coding sequence ATGAAAGTTCTGGTCGTTTATAGTCACCCGCGCGAAAGTTCGTTCAATGCATCGATCCGTGATTTAATCGTTGATCGCCTCACCACTGAAGGCATCGAATATCGGCTTCGCGACTTATATGCTGAAGACTTTGATCCAAGGCTGTCAGCCCACGATCACGAGATATACGAGAGCGTTCCGGAAAACCGCTCCCTTGTGGATCGCGACTGCTGCGATCTTGAATGGTGCGATACGTTGATATTCATCTATCCGACATGGTGGTACGGCCTGCCTGCGATGCTGAAGGGATGGTTGGATCGCGTCATGGTGCCGGGTGTGTCATTCATCATGCCTGAAACCTTTGGCGGGACCATCAAACCCGGGCTGACACATATCACAAAACTGGGCGTTTTCACCACCTGCGGTGCTTCACGATGGCTCACGTTCTTTGTCGGCGCCCCCGGCAAACGAACCCTTATGCGAGGTGTGCGCCTGTTGCTGGCCAAACGATGCAAGACAACTTTCGCAGCCCATTTTTTAATGGATAGCTCGACCCCCAAAAGCCGAGCAGCGCACCTTGAACGGGTCAAAGCCCGTATTGATCACCTCATCGCTTCCTAA
- a CDS encoding NAD(P)H-dependent oxidoreductase, protein MTATASKGRVMVLFAHPCPESFNAAVHDVVVETLTKSGWQVDDCDLNKEGFQPVLTESERRGYHEEPDNIAPVKDYVDRIKAADALVMVFPVWNFGYPAILKGFLDRVFLPGISFLLEDGKVRPGLTNIKKLCACTTYGGTRWRAIMNADPPRKTVTRAVWYACGMPQKKYIGLYDMNRNNDAKLTAHLERVRREMQAF, encoded by the coding sequence ATGACCGCCACGGCATCAAAGGGGCGCGTGATGGTTTTGTTTGCCCATCCTTGCCCCGAAAGTTTTAACGCCGCCGTGCATGACGTCGTGGTAGAGACTCTCACCAAATCAGGATGGCAGGTCGATGATTGCGACCTCAACAAGGAAGGCTTCCAACCCGTTCTAACCGAAAGCGAGCGCCGCGGGTATCACGAGGAGCCAGACAACATCGCGCCGGTCAAAGATTACGTTGATCGCATAAAGGCCGCCGATGCACTTGTCATGGTCTTTCCCGTCTGGAATTTCGGATACCCCGCCATCCTCAAGGGCTTTCTTGATCGCGTTTTCCTACCTGGTATTTCGTTCCTACTGGAGGATGGAAAGGTCCGTCCGGGATTGACGAATATCAAAAAACTTTGTGCCTGCACGACCTACGGAGGAACCCGTTGGCGTGCGATCATGAATGCTGATCCACCCCGTAAAACCGTCACCCGTGCCGTTTGGTACGCCTGTGGCATGCCGCAGAAAAAATACATTGGGCTCTATGATATGAACCGCAATAACGACGCCAAACTCACAGCTCATCTTGAACGGGTGCGCCGTGAAATGCAGGCCTTTTAA
- a CDS encoding FAD-binding oxidoreductase has protein sequence MPPNFAEAKAKLSHLDMEENPATIRNKSRDFFWYSPVLKDAMDHLEADFVINAKSEDEIIEILKVCYAHDVPVTMRGGGTGNYGQAMPLAGGCVIHVAKMNKIKEIGAGFVVVEPGAVIKELDDELKEKSGQELRMFPSTYSQATIGGFIAGGSGGVGSANWGALRDLGNIKRLRVVTMEAEPRVLEFTGEELHRVSHAYGTNGIITELELPLAPAYEWIEVFVRFDTFRTATEFAGAITAEPGVLIKLASVYAAPIAHSYFQRVKPHVTESDHLVGLIVAPHNIDGFLTLLERFKDGDVIYRSDAVTWDRHPGPIYEFGWNHTTLRAMKFNKGLTYLQVRYVGGLEKVMEAYEAFEGKLHMHLELMREGDGIAFAGLPIVQPMNKDELDQLVADHEAMDCMIFNPHRYTLEEGGRQSADERQLAFKRESDPKGLLNPGKMIAWDEPDFDYADMYSYKNTRPKPEAAE, from the coding sequence ATGCCCCCCAATTTCGCTGAAGCAAAAGCAAAACTTTCCCACCTAGACATGGAGGAAAACCCAGCCACCATCCGCAACAAATCGCGGGACTTTTTCTGGTACTCTCCTGTTCTAAAGGACGCGATGGACCACCTTGAAGCGGATTTCGTCATCAACGCCAAATCCGAAGACGAAATCATCGAAATCCTCAAAGTCTGCTACGCCCATGATGTTCCCGTCACCATGCGGGGCGGAGGAACGGGCAACTACGGGCAAGCCATGCCGCTGGCTGGTGGCTGTGTGATCCACGTTGCCAAAATGAACAAAATCAAAGAAATCGGCGCTGGTTTCGTTGTCGTCGAACCAGGTGCCGTCATCAAAGAACTCGATGATGAGTTAAAGGAAAAAAGCGGCCAAGAGTTGCGCATGTTCCCCTCCACCTACTCCCAAGCTACGATCGGTGGGTTTATTGCTGGTGGGTCTGGTGGCGTCGGATCCGCCAATTGGGGCGCATTGCGCGATCTGGGCAACATCAAACGCCTGCGCGTTGTCACCATGGAAGCGGAGCCGCGCGTTCTGGAATTCACGGGCGAAGAATTGCACCGCGTGTCCCATGCCTATGGCACGAATGGCATCATCACCGAATTGGAATTGCCGCTTGCGCCCGCCTATGAATGGATCGAAGTTTTTGTGCGGTTTGACACCTTCCGCACCGCAACCGAATTTGCGGGTGCAATCACTGCCGAACCGGGCGTGTTGATCAAATTGGCATCCGTCTACGCCGCACCTATCGCCCATTCCTATTTCCAACGCGTCAAACCCCATGTCACCGAAAGCGACCATCTCGTAGGGCTTATTGTTGCGCCGCATAATATCGATGGGTTCCTGACATTGCTGGAGCGGTTCAAAGACGGCGATGTCATCTATCGATCAGACGCCGTTACATGGGATCGCCACCCCGGCCCAATCTATGAATTTGGCTGGAACCATACGACCTTGCGCGCCATGAAATTCAACAAAGGTCTGACATACTTGCAGGTTCGCTATGTCGGTGGCCTTGAAAAGGTCATGGAGGCCTATGAAGCCTTCGAAGGAAAATTACATATGCACCTCGAACTTATGCGCGAGGGTGATGGGATTGCTTTTGCAGGGCTTCCCATCGTGCAACCTATGAATAAGGACGAACTGGATCAGCTGGTTGCAGATCATGAGGCAATGGATTGCATGATCTTCAACCCGCATCGTTATACTCTCGAAGAGGGCGGCAGGCAGTCTGCCGATGAACGCCAACTCGCGTTTAAACGTGAATCCGACCCCAAGGGGCTTTTGAACCCCGGCAAAATGATTGCGTGGGATGAGCCCGATTTTGACTACGCAGATATGTATTCTTACAAGAACACCCGCCCCAAACCAGAGGCCGCAGAATGA
- a CDS encoding cytosine deaminase, whose translation MEFCVLPSGAKKLRNVTVPACFLGQTGDLITTDITIKDGAITSTDAGQPAETVIDMKGAMALPCFVDMHTHLDKGHIWPRASNPDGTFTGALTTVRADHVNWSAEDVEPRMDFALRCAFAHGTKAIRTHIDSGDGLASSSFAVVEKMREKWRGKIELQASCLVAIEQVFRDTGDFPNTAKIIADGGHTLGAVTYPVPDLQERLNDFFHFAQAYNLDVDFHVDETNDPTSDTLRTIAQTVLALGFKNKVTVGHCCSISVMPDDVAAEIIALVAKAGLFVVSLPMCNMYLQDREAGRTPRWRGVTMAHELRAAGVNVSFASDNTRDPFYAYGDLDMIEVMREATRICHLDHGLTDWPAAFVSNPAQACGFEVPSLTAGASADLILCNARTWTEFFARPQSDRIVLRDGDPIDRTLPSYSELDPIVS comes from the coding sequence ATGGAATTTTGCGTTTTGCCCAGCGGCGCGAAGAAACTTCGAAATGTCACGGTTCCGGCCTGCTTTTTAGGCCAAACGGGTGACCTGATTACCACAGATATAACCATCAAAGATGGCGCGATTACATCAACGGACGCTGGGCAACCGGCCGAAACTGTAATCGATATGAAAGGCGCAATGGCCCTGCCGTGTTTTGTCGATATGCACACGCATTTGGACAAAGGGCATATCTGGCCCCGCGCATCCAATCCCGACGGCACCTTCACGGGCGCCTTAACTACAGTGCGTGCTGACCATGTAAATTGGTCCGCCGAAGATGTTGAGCCTCGGATGGATTTCGCCCTGCGCTGCGCTTTTGCGCATGGCACCAAGGCCATCCGAACCCATATTGACAGTGGCGATGGCCTAGCCTCGTCATCCTTTGCTGTCGTTGAGAAAATGCGAGAAAAGTGGCGGGGCAAGATCGAGTTGCAGGCCTCCTGTTTGGTCGCGATCGAACAGGTTTTTCGCGATACTGGCGATTTTCCCAACACGGCCAAAATCATCGCCGACGGGGGGCACACGCTGGGTGCTGTGACCTATCCGGTGCCCGATCTACAAGAGAGACTGAACGACTTTTTCCATTTTGCGCAGGCTTACAACCTTGATGTGGATTTCCACGTCGATGAAACCAATGACCCCACATCCGACACCCTGCGCACGATCGCCCAAACCGTCTTGGCGCTTGGGTTCAAGAACAAGGTTACAGTTGGGCATTGCTGTTCAATTTCAGTTATGCCCGATGACGTCGCCGCCGAGATCATTGCATTGGTCGCCAAGGCGGGCTTGTTCGTGGTGTCCCTGCCAATGTGCAATATGTATTTGCAAGATCGCGAGGCCGGCCGCACCCCGCGCTGGCGCGGTGTGACCATGGCCCACGAACTTAGGGCCGCTGGTGTTAATGTCTCGTTTGCATCTGACAACACGCGTGATCCGTTCTATGCCTACGGGGATCTCGATATGATCGAGGTCATGCGCGAGGCCACGCGGATTTGTCATTTAGACCATGGCTTAACCGATTGGCCTGCCGCCTTTGTTAGCAATCCGGCGCAGGCTTGCGGGTTTGAAGTACCAAGCCTAACCGCTGGTGCTTCTGCCGATCTCATCTTGTGCAATGCGCGAACGTGGACCGAGTTTTTCGCCCGCCCCCAGTCGGACCGGATCGTCCTGCGTGACGGTGATCCGATTGATCGCACATTACCTTCTTATTCCGAACTCGACCCGATTGTGAGCTAA
- a CDS encoding ABC transporter permease has translation MSVTDMQSAPVVDAEEQQLAKAKRRESIAKWALPVIMLVLAIAIWDRIVVWNGIPHYILPRPGLVIQTLIDDWAMLSDALWVTVKITLMALGVAVAGGVGLAVLFTQSRFFEMAFYPFAVILQVTPVVAIAPLIFIYVDNRLAGLLLCAWIVAFFPILSNTTLGLNSTDHNLRDLYKIYGATRWQRLRFLQLPTALPYFLGGLRIAGGLSLIGAVVSEYVAGTGGIGSGLAFRILEAGYRLNIPRMFAALLLIAVTGVIIFALASLLSHALLHKWHESAIKREN, from the coding sequence ATGAGCGTTACCGATATGCAATCCGCTCCCGTTGTTGACGCCGAAGAACAGCAACTTGCCAAGGCCAAACGCCGTGAAAGCATCGCAAAATGGGCGCTGCCCGTAATCATGTTGGTTCTGGCAATCGCTATTTGGGACCGGATCGTCGTCTGGAACGGCATTCCCCATTATATCCTACCGCGTCCGGGACTGGTCATTCAGACCCTCATTGATGATTGGGCAATGTTGTCTGATGCTCTTTGGGTAACGGTCAAAATTACGCTAATGGCGCTTGGCGTTGCTGTTGCCGGGGGTGTCGGCCTTGCGGTTTTGTTCACACAGTCGCGCTTTTTTGAAATGGCGTTTTATCCCTTTGCTGTGATCCTACAGGTCACACCCGTTGTCGCCATTGCGCCGCTCATCTTTATTTACGTGGACAATCGCCTTGCAGGATTGCTGCTTTGCGCATGGATCGTTGCGTTTTTTCCGATCCTGTCCAACACGACGCTTGGATTAAACTCTACAGATCATAACCTGCGCGACCTTTATAAAATCTACGGTGCGACACGGTGGCAGAGGCTGCGTTTTTTGCAGTTGCCAACAGCCTTGCCTTATTTCCTCGGCGGGCTTCGTATTGCGGGGGGGTTGTCTTTGATCGGCGCTGTGGTTTCAGAATATGTCGCCGGCACGGGAGGCATTGGCTCAGGCCTCGCATTTCGTATCCTCGAAGCGGGCTATCGCCTTAATATTCCGCGCATGTTCGCAGCACTTTTGTTGATCGCTGTTACCGGGGTCATCATATTTGCATTGGCTTCGCTTCTTAGTCACGCGCTTTTACACAAATGGCATGAAAGCGCCATCAAACGGGAGAATTAA
- a CDS encoding ABC transporter ATP-binding protein → MSNTSSIPPLGQRNQLLTMSNIDKVFNGNVQALKDLNLTVNQGDFISLLGPSGCGKSTALRLIAGLMRQTSGQIAWNGGLNDGDLGVVFQEPTLMPWATVEQNVWLPHRLRGKSLTEVRGEIMWALKMVGLENFQRSYPRELSGGMKMRVSIARALVTQPRLILMDEPFAALDEITRHKLNNDLLKLRDKLKCTVIFVTHSVFESVFLSDRIVVMAARPGRVSAEVNVDAPYPRTEAFRTSADYAELCRKASDALHGAMNQHGERASA, encoded by the coding sequence ATGTCCAATACCTCATCAATCCCGCCACTGGGACAGCGCAACCAGCTGTTAACGATGTCTAATATCGACAAGGTTTTCAATGGCAATGTCCAAGCTCTCAAAGACCTTAACCTCACCGTAAATCAAGGTGATTTCATTTCTCTCCTTGGCCCGTCTGGCTGCGGAAAATCGACAGCATTGCGCCTGATTGCGGGGCTAATGCGCCAGACCTCCGGACAGATCGCATGGAATGGCGGATTGAACGACGGTGATCTGGGCGTTGTTTTCCAAGAACCCACATTGATGCCGTGGGCGACCGTAGAACAAAACGTCTGGTTACCACACCGCTTGCGCGGAAAGTCCCTGACCGAAGTGCGAGGCGAGATTATGTGGGCGCTAAAAATGGTGGGGCTGGAAAATTTTCAAAGATCCTACCCTCGTGAATTGTCGGGCGGCATGAAAATGCGGGTGTCGATTGCCCGCGCGCTGGTCACGCAACCACGCCTGATCCTGATGGACGAACCCTTTGCCGCGCTTGATGAGATAACCCGCCACAAACTCAACAACGATCTGTTAAAGCTGCGCGACAAACTAAAATGTACCGTTATTTTTGTGACCCATTCCGTATTTGAATCGGTGTTCCTATCTGACCGTATTGTCGTGATGGCGGCGCGCCCGGGGCGGGTCTCTGCCGAAGTGAATGTCGATGCCCCCTATCCGCGCACCGAAGCATTCCGCACCTCCGCAGATTATGCCGAGCTTTGCCGCAAAGCTTCTGATGCGCTGCACGGCGCGATGAACCAACACGGCGAAAGGGCCTCCGCATGA
- a CDS encoding ABC transporter substrate-binding protein: MTLKQSLTFASLTAICATTAMAQDLTPVSFGTNWLAQAEHGGFYQSVADGTYAECGLDVTILPGGPQVNNRALMLAGRIDYHMGGDLLQAFNAAKEGIPVVAVMAAFQKHPQVIIAHPGKAKTFEDLTDLTLLIGDNGYASYYQWMIAQYGFTAEQRQPYTFNPAPFIADEGAAMQGYLSSEPYVIETEAGFVPDIFLIADAGYSTYATTVETMADTIAEHPEQVKCFVEGSIAGWYNYLYNDNADANAMIMEANPDMTQDKIDFAISKMLSEGIVDSGDALELGIGAMTDAQITDFYTKMVEAGVIEGDLDFSAAYTTEFVNAKYGMDLR, translated from the coding sequence ATGACCCTCAAGCAATCCCTAACTTTTGCGTCCCTCACCGCAATATGCGCGACCACCGCGATGGCGCAGGACCTTACGCCTGTTTCATTTGGCACCAACTGGTTGGCGCAGGCCGAACACGGCGGATTTTACCAATCTGTCGCCGACGGCACCTATGCGGAATGCGGGCTAGACGTCACAATTCTTCCGGGTGGCCCGCAGGTCAATAACCGCGCGTTGATGTTGGCAGGCCGCATCGATTACCACATGGGCGGCGACCTATTGCAGGCTTTCAACGCCGCCAAAGAGGGCATTCCGGTGGTTGCTGTTATGGCCGCTTTCCAGAAACACCCGCAGGTGATCATCGCACATCCAGGCAAGGCTAAAACATTCGAAGATCTAACAGATCTGACCCTTCTCATCGGCGATAACGGATATGCATCCTACTACCAATGGATGATCGCACAATACGGGTTCACCGCTGAACAGCGACAACCCTATACATTTAACCCTGCCCCCTTCATTGCAGACGAAGGCGCGGCAATGCAGGGTTACCTATCCTCTGAGCCTTATGTGATCGAAACAGAAGCAGGCTTCGTGCCCGATATCTTTTTGATCGCGGATGCAGGGTATTCCACTTACGCCACAACAGTCGAAACCATGGCCGATACCATCGCCGAACACCCCGAACAGGTTAAGTGTTTTGTCGAAGGATCAATCGCGGGTTGGTATAACTACCTCTACAATGACAACGCCGACGCCAATGCGATGATCATGGAAGCCAATCCAGACATGACACAGGACAAGATCGATTTCGCGATCTCAAAGATGTTGTCTGAAGGGATCGTGGATAGCGGAGATGCCCTTGAGCTGGGAATTGGTGCGATGACCGATGCGCAGATCACGGACTTCTATACTAAAATGGTCGAAGCCGGCGTTATCGAAGGCGATCTGGACTTCTCGGCGGCTTATACAACCGAATTCGTCAACGCCAAATACGGCATGGACCTTCGGTAA
- a CDS encoding RidA family protein, which translates to MATALNPIGIAPPFGDYNHGIKTARLGHLVVTSGQLGLAPDGTCAVEVRQQAEQCFANIDAILTEAGCGRGDIVRLSAFVTDRAFFADYMAVRDEWLAGCAVKPASTLIIVSGFTREEFKVEVEATAVMQG; encoded by the coding sequence ATGGCAACAGCTCTCAACCCCATCGGAATCGCGCCGCCATTTGGCGACTATAATCATGGGATCAAAACGGCGCGGTTGGGCCATCTGGTTGTCACGTCAGGGCAGCTTGGGCTTGCCCCAGACGGAACTTGTGCTGTTGAAGTGCGCCAACAAGCAGAGCAGTGTTTTGCCAATATTGACGCAATTCTGACTGAGGCGGGTTGTGGTCGCGGCGATATCGTTCGCCTTAGCGCATTTGTTACAGATCGCGCTTTCTTTGCTGATTATATGGCCGTGCGCGATGAGTGGCTGGCGGGATGTGCGGTTAAGCCTGCATCCACGCTGATCATCGTGAGCGGATTCACCCGAGAGGAGTTCAAGGTCGAAGTGGAAGCGACTGCGGTAATGCAAGGGTGA
- a CDS encoding ANTAR domain-containing response regulator, whose amino-acid sequence MRTDLKILVVEPDQAKASEILDALMEGGWSQVTVIASAADLEKTLAQQNPDIVLVNLANPDRDTLEHLGTVTNAHNRPVAMFVDHTDEVMTQAAISAGVSAYVVNGLQKDRIKPVLETAIARFKMIAKMHSELDAAKQALADRKTIDRAKGLLIAARNISEDEAYTLLRKTAMDQGRKVIDVATALVTAADLLQ is encoded by the coding sequence GTGCGCACTGATTTGAAAATACTAGTGGTTGAACCCGACCAAGCGAAAGCAAGCGAGATTTTGGACGCGCTGATGGAGGGTGGCTGGAGCCAAGTCACGGTGATTGCCTCGGCTGCGGATCTTGAGAAAACGCTTGCGCAGCAAAATCCGGATATTGTTCTTGTTAACCTTGCCAACCCTGATCGCGATACGCTGGAACATCTTGGCACAGTGACGAATGCGCATAATCGACCGGTTGCGATGTTTGTCGATCATACGGATGAGGTGATGACGCAGGCGGCTATCTCTGCGGGGGTTAGCGCCTATGTTGTTAATGGATTGCAAAAAGACCGGATCAAACCCGTACTTGAAACGGCCATCGCGCGGTTCAAGATGATTGCGAAAATGCATTCGGAACTGGATGCAGCAAAGCAGGCACTTGCTGATCGTAAAACCATAGATCGGGCAAAGGGGCTTTTGATTGCCGCGCGCAATATTTCCGAAGATGAAGCCTATACCCTTTTGCGTAAAACCGCGATGGATCAGGGGCGGAAAGTGATCGATGTTGCGACGGCTCTGGTAACGGCGGCGGACCTATTGCAATGA
- a CDS encoding CmpA/NrtA family ABC transporter substrate-binding protein, translated as MTLTPVSCGYLPLVDCAPLIIAKELKFAAQEGLDLCLVKQPSWSALRDMLALGHVDFAHMLSPMPVAMTLGVGAMPAQIDALMVLSVNGTVIGASENLSRKMQASGWVNSFDNPRATSKALFEVASQTLRIGVPFPFSMHRMLLETWLSDAPEFSADRIEIVTVPPSKMADAVRDGTLDMFCVGEPWGSVAVQQSDATLILPGSSIWEFAPEKVLGVRHGWAGKNPELCHAMIRAIYKAANWLDKPESTPLAAEILARSHHLDLPDHAIDPALSGRIVTRQGHPAQQSERFLRFHKNAANFPWRSQACWIADILARWHGLDQSVARKAACATFRSDIYREALAPIGAGIPAASEKVEGEMLRETAVASTKGEMILGPDRFFNGAIFDFGGGR; from the coding sequence ATGACACTTACACCTGTTTCTTGTGGCTACCTTCCGCTGGTTGATTGTGCGCCGTTGATTATCGCAAAGGAATTAAAGTTTGCAGCCCAAGAGGGGCTTGACCTTTGTTTGGTGAAGCAGCCTTCGTGGTCGGCCCTGCGGGATATGCTTGCCCTCGGGCATGTCGATTTTGCGCATATGCTTTCCCCGATGCCCGTTGCTATGACGCTTGGGGTTGGGGCAATGCCTGCCCAAATCGATGCGCTGATGGTTTTGTCGGTGAATGGTACGGTTATTGGCGCGTCAGAAAACCTGAGCCGCAAAATGCAGGCCTCTGGGTGGGTAAACAGTTTTGATAATCCTCGGGCTACATCAAAGGCCTTGTTTGAGGTGGCGTCCCAAACCTTGCGGATTGGCGTGCCTTTTCCGTTTTCCATGCATCGAATGTTGCTTGAGACATGGCTGTCGGATGCGCCTGAGTTTTCTGCCGACCGGATCGAGATCGTCACAGTGCCACCATCCAAAATGGCGGATGCGGTAAGAGATGGAACGCTGGACATGTTTTGTGTGGGTGAGCCTTGGGGTTCAGTCGCTGTTCAGCAAAGTGATGCGACGCTGATCTTGCCGGGATCTAGTATCTGGGAATTTGCCCCAGAGAAAGTTTTAGGCGTTCGGCATGGCTGGGCGGGGAAGAACCCTGAGCTGTGCCATGCTATGATCCGTGCTATATATAAGGCGGCAAATTGGCTGGATAAGCCAGAAAGCACACCTTTGGCCGCCGAAATTCTTGCGCGCAGTCACCATTTGGATTTGCCTGATCATGCGATTGACCCCGCGCTTAGCGGTCGGATCGTGACAAGGCAGGGTCACCCCGCCCAGCAATCAGAGCGGTTTTTGCGCTTTCATAAAAACGCGGCCAATTTCCCATGGCGCAGCCAAGCCTGCTGGATTGCGGATATTCTAGCGCGCTGGCATGGGCTTGATCAAAGCGTGGCCCGCAAGGCGGCCTGCGCGACGTTTCGCAGTGATATATACAGAGAAGCTTTGGCGCCGATCGGTGCGGGGATTCCCGCGGCTTCCGAGAAAGTCGAGGGCGAAATGTTGCGGGAAACAGCTGTCGCTTCGACCAAAGGCGAGATGATTCTTGGCCCAGACCGGTTTTTTAATGGCGCGATTTTCGACTTTGGCGGGGGCAGATAG